Genomic window (Lewinellaceae bacterium):
AAGATGTTCCTTTCTTCTTTGAACTGCCGGCGGGGCATCCTGTTCCCGAAATAGTTCGCCTGCAACAGGAAAAGCATTTCGGGCTGACGGTCATGGGGCTGAACAGCGCCGGCAACCTTAGCCACCTCGTCCTGGGGCGCGTTGCATCCGGCATGATCGACCGGTCGGCCAGCCCCTTGCTTTTGGTGCCTCCCACAGCGGATTATCACGGAATAAAACGCATTTTATTTGCCACCGACCTGCGCGAGGATGACCTTCCCATCATCAACGGCCTCCTGGAATGGGCCAAGGCTTTTCAGGCTTCCCTGACCTGCCTTTGGGCCGTAGACCCGGAGGGGCTTTCGCCTCATTCCGGAGAAAAAGAAACGGCGGAGGCTTCTATAAAAAAATTAAGAGCAACAGAGGCCTTTCAATCCGGCGAACTGGATTTTTCCATGATCGAGAGCAATAAAGAAAATTTTGAAAAAAACATCCTCCGGGCGGTCGACACCCAACACGCCGACCTGGTGGTGATGCAAACCCACCGGCGGGGCTGGTGGAGGCATATTCTGGAAGAAAGCACCACCAAGGATATCGCCAGTGAGGTCTTTATCCCCATTCTGATCTATAACGAAATTTAAGAGAAACCGAAGCCCCTGGCTGAAAATCTACAGCAATGAACCAAAAAGCAATTGTCTTCAGCCTCTGTTTCCTCTTGCAGGCGATGGTGCTTTCCGCACAGCAGGACCCCGGCCAATTGTCCTA
Coding sequences:
- a CDS encoding universal stress protein produces the protein MKNILYLTDYSRYSQQVFRYALELAHHFKASVTLAHVYAPLMPASPVNFEEMMDYGPSPSPETQAVAQWDRERERLEYFAANHTPNAYKDVPFFFELPAGHPVPEIVRLQQEKHFGLTVMGLNSAGNLSHLVLGRVASGMIDRSASPLLLVPPTADYHGIKRILFATDLREDDLPIINGLLEWAKAFQASLTCLWAVDPEGLSPHSGEKETAEASIKKLRATEAFQSGELDFSMIESNKENFEKNILRAVDTQHADLVVMQTHRRGWWRHILEESTTKDIASEVFIPILIYNEI